The nucleotide sequence AGCTATCATGTTCTATCCGAAATTTCATAATAAGTTTCCGTCTTTTAAATTTCTAATTTTTAATAACGTCTGTTAATAATCGAACCCCAGATCCTGTTGCGCCAAATCCAAAATAACTGCGAGCAGAACCCTCAACAAAAGACGTCCCAGCAATATCAAGATGCGCCCATTTAGCATCACCAACGAATTGACGCAAGAATTCTGCCGCCGAACAAGTGCCAGCCGCACCTTTT is from Candidatus Omnitrophota bacterium and encodes:
- a CDS encoding leucyl aminopeptidase, with product AEKTDDRAWRLPSYPELKDHLKSQYADLRSTGLPKGAAGTCSAAEFLRQFVGDAKWAHLDIAGTSFVEGSARSYFGFGATGSGVRLLTDVIKN